In Geotalea uraniireducens, the genomic window GGGGAATGTTCCGAAATAATGTGCCGGGATAAGTTTTGTCGCCGTATCCGGGGAATCTGTCAGTCCGGGCGGGGATGTTTGACTTGACTTATTCCCGCCGAAGGCTTATCTAGAAGAGTTCATTTTTGCGCTGAAAGAGGGAGTAATGGCCAAGAAGGATAAATCGGAATATATCATCCAGGCTGTAGATCACGCACTCGATCTTCTCGAACAGTTTCGCGACGATGTGGACGAGTTGGGTGTGACGGAGCTGTCTAAGCGGCTAAAATTGCACAAGAACAATGTCTTCCGGCTCCTTGCCACCCTGGAGGCCCGCGGTTACATCGAGCAGAATCGGGTCACGGAGAACTATCGGCTCGGGCTGAAGACCCTCGAACTTGGCCAGACTTTTATCCGTCAGATGGGGCTGCTGCGGCAGTCGCGGCCGGTGCTCGAGTGGTTGGTCAAGCAATGCAACGAAACTGCTTATGTGGCAATTCTCAAGGAACTGAGTATCGTTTATCTTGATGTTGTGGAGACGGACCTGACGGTACGGGTCGTGCCCCGCGTCGGCTCTCGGTTGCCGGCCTACTGTACTGCAGCCGGTAAAGTGCAGATCGCCTATCTGACTGACGAGGAGCTGGATAACTTTTTCCCGACCAAGGAGCTCAAGCCGTTTACCCCGTACACCATCACCGATCGCGACGAATTGCGGAAACACCTCAAGTTGGTGGTCGAACAGGGCTACGCCATTGATAATGAAGAACTCGATATCGGCGTCCGGTGCGTTGCGGCGCCGATCCGCGATTATACCCGCCGGATCATTGGGGCGGTCAGTCTCTCCGGTCCCTCGATGCGTTTCACCGATGAGCGGATGGACAAGGAGCTGATCCCGCTGGTGCAACAGGCGGCAGATGAAATCTCGATGAAACTCGGTTATCACAAATAGGAAAAGCCCCCGGGAACGGGGGCTTTTTTGCTTCCTAATGCCTGTAGTTTCTAGCTCCGCCGGAGCCGGCCTCAATTCATGAG contains:
- a CDS encoding IclR family transcriptional regulator — its product is MAKKDKSEYIIQAVDHALDLLEQFRDDVDELGVTELSKRLKLHKNNVFRLLATLEARGYIEQNRVTENYRLGLKTLELGQTFIRQMGLLRQSRPVLEWLVKQCNETAYVAILKELSIVYLDVVETDLTVRVVPRVGSRLPAYCTAAGKVQIAYLTDEELDNFFPTKELKPFTPYTITDRDELRKHLKLVVEQGYAIDNEELDIGVRCVAAPIRDYTRRIIGAVSLSGPSMRFTDERMDKELIPLVQQAADEISMKLGYHK